TATGGTATCAAAAAAAGGTTGAATTAAAAGATTGGGAGATAGCGCCTCCAATTTTAGAAGACAATTATTCATTGTTAGATTCACTAGTTTTTGGTGGACTATTATGTACCCTATTACAGCATGTTGACAGAGTCAAAATGGCGTCACTTGCTCAATTGGTGAATGTTATCGCACCAATTTTCACTCAAAAAGGTGGCCCTGCCATTAAGCAAGCAATCTTCTATCCTTTCTATCAAGTATCCAATTTCGGAAGAGGGGTAGTGTTGAATTCCCTGGTAGAATCACCAAAGATTGAAACGAATAAGCACGGTGAAATTCCGTTAGTGCAATCCTCAACAACTTATAATTCAGTTGACAATACGTTAAGTATCTTCGCGCTAAACTGCTCTGAGGATGATGACTTTGTCCTTGATGCACAATTCCGATCCTTTGGTCAGGTGAAAGTCATCGAACATTTGGTCATGGATGGAACGAATCTTGATGCGACAAATACTTTTGAAGCACCTGATAATGTAAAACCTAGTCAAATTGATTCAACTAGCAAAACAGGTGATCACTTAGAAATTAAGTTACCAAAAATGTCATGGAACATGATCAGATTACAATGTGAATCTTAAAATTTTACTAACTTTAAGGAGAGATTATACTATGTCAGAATTCACAATTAAAAATCCACTTATTGAGCAACGAGCGGATCCTTGGATATATAAACACACAGATGGTTACTATTACTTCACTGCATCCGTTCCTGAATATGACAGAATAGAACTACGTCGATCGAAAACCATTGAAGGATTAACAAATGCAGATGCAAAGGTTGTATGGGTAAAACATGAGAGCGGCTTAATGAGCGCAAATATATGGGCACCGGAAATTCACTATATCGATGGAAAGTGGTACATCTATTATGCGGCTGCGAGAACCTCTGAAACGAAGGACGGTTTATTTGACCACCGTATGTTTGTTCTTGAAAATTCATCAGCTAATCCATTAGAAGGTGAATTTATTGAAAAAGGTCAAATAAAAACGAAGTGGGAATCCTTTGCATTAGATGCAACTTCTTTTGAACATAAAGGTGTTAGATATTTAGTTTGGGCGCAAAAGGATCCGGAAATTTTCGGGAACTCAAACTTGTACATTTCTGAAATGGAAAATCCATGGACACTTAAAGGTGAACAAGTATGTATTACAACACCTGAATATGATTGGGAAAAAATCGGCTTCTTAGTAAATGAGGGAGCTGCAGTATTAAAGCGTAATGGCAGAATATTTATTACTTTCTCAGCAAGTGCAACAGATTTCAATTATTGTATGGGGATATTAACAGCAGATGAAAATAGTGATCTATTAGATCCTTCTTCTTGGCACAAAACGTCTGAGCCTGTTTTTGTTACATCAGAAGAAACAGGACAATATGGACCAGGGCATAATAGTTTTACAGTTTCTGAAGACGGATCACAGGATATTCTTGTTTATCACGCAAGAAACTATAAAGAAATTGAAGGTGACCCATTGTATGATCCAAACAGACATACACGAGTTCAGCCGATTTCTTGGAATGAAGACGGAACACCTCACTTCGGGGTACCAGTTCCAGACGCTAAAAAAGTGAATAATTAAGAAGTAGGAAAGGCTGAAGTGTATTCAGCCTTTCTGTATGTAGATGAAGAAGATAATAGGTTAAGTGATAGGGTTAAACACTTTATTTTAATGGTATCTTATCGACTCTATGAAAAGAAAAGTGAGGGATAAATATGATATTTCCACAAGAACCAGTGAAATATGACTTGTACGATCAATCAATTGCAGATCAAGAAGAATTATGGACGATCCATAATGTCCATGATCCTGCATTATATAAGGACGGAGATACTTATTATGTTTTTTCAACAGATGCAAAAGTAGGTGGTGTGCCTAAAGGAGGAATACAGGTTCGAAAATCTAAGGACCTAATCAACTGGGAATGGGTAGGTCATGCATTTGATACTATTCCAAAAGATGCTTACGAGTGGACAGGTGCAAAGGGATTATGGGCACCAGACGTGACAAAATATGGAGATACCTATTATTTGTATTATGCTGCTTCACAATTTGGAGAAAACCAATCATTTATAGGTGTTGCAACAAGTCAATCAATTGAAGGTCCATGGAAAGATCAAGGTGAGGTTATCAAAACAAAACAAGGTGAAAGTGATCCAAATGCGATTGATCCTAATATCACATTTGATGAAGAAGGAAATCCATGGATGGTCTACGGGTCTTTTTTTGGTGGGATTTTTGTTGCTCGTATAGATGAGAATACAGGAAAGTTAAAGGAGAAAGGCAACGGTACCTTAATTTCCAAGAGACATCTTTCAGTTGAGGGAGCTGTTGAAGGGCCTTATATTGTCTACCATCCTACTTATAAAAAATATTACTTATTTGTTTCATATGATTCGCTATTTAAAGATTACCATATACGTGTTGCAAGAGCAGACAAAATCGAAGGACCTTACATAGATTGTAATGGAAATGAAATGACCAATATTGATTTGCCTCCAAATGAAGTTGGGATGAAAGTGTTGGGAGGATATAAATTTGGTAAAGAAGAGGGGTGGATTGGGCCTGGACATAATTCGGTATTAAAAGATGGTGAAGACTATTATGTTTGTCACCATGCAAGAGGTGAGAAGACCAGAAAACATCACGCACTTCATATTAGAAGAATTCTCTGGACAGATGATGGATGGCCATTAATATCTCCAGAAAGATATGCGGGTGAAAAGGAGCAACCGATTAATTCAACGTTTATGGTTGGAAATTGGGAAATCCTTCATTTGGATAACAATTACCATGAGCAAATACAATCGGAATCACTTCATTTTTTATTTGACGGTAGGTTTGAGGGATCGAAGGATGGATATTGGTCACATAAAGGGGAAAACCATTTTGAGTTTTTCTTGAATTGTAACAATGGAACTTACCAAGTATTAGTACTGGCAGCTTGGGATTGGACCTTATGGAGACCAACTATGGTATTTGCAGGGAAAAATTCTAGTGGGGAAGTAATTGTAGGGAAAAAAGTAGAAAAACCACTAAACTTGTAAGGATGAATTTTTGCTGTTTTATACATTTTTAATGCAAAAATACAACTATTTCTTAGAAAATAATGAAATTTGTATTGAAAAATATCAAATAAGTGCTAAAATTTAATTAAGGTTATACGTATAAGTTATGATTTGTGAATTTTTCGTTTAAGTTGTATACGAAATCATAATAATTATCTAAAATTTGTACGTATGATAATAATGAAATATTGATAAATTGATAAATTGATAGTTAATTAAATAGTAACTGGAAGAATCGGGGGGATTTTAAATGACTAAATATTCAATTGGTGTTGATTACGGCACTCAATCTGGTAGAGCCGTTCTTGTGGAGATCGGAACAGGAAAAGAAATAGCAACCTCGGTAAAGCCTTATACTCATGGTGTAATGGATGAATACTTACCAGATGGAGTTACCAAATTAGAAAATGACTGGGCTTTGCAACATCCTACAGATTATATAGAAGTTTTGGAAACAACAGTTCCTGATGTCCTAAAACAAGCTAACGTTTTAGCTGACGATGTTATTGGTATTGGAATTGATTTTACAGCTTGTACGGTATTACCTATTAACACAAGCGGAACACCACTATGTTTAACAGAACAATACATGAACCATCCACATAGCTATGTTAAATTATGGAAACACCATGCGGCACAAGATGAAGCAAATTCTTTAAATGAAATTGCAGAAACAAGAGGAGAAGCATTTTTACAAAGATATGGAGGAAAAATTTCTTCAGAATGGCTTGTACCTAAATTATGGCAGATCCTTAATGAGGCACCAGAGATTTACGATGCTGCAGATCAATTTGTGGAAGCAACAGACTGGGTCACTTATCAGCTTACAGGTGACTTGAAAAGGAACAGTTGTACAGCTGGATATAAAGCGATATGGCATAAGCAAGAAGGATATCCATCAAAAGAATTTTTTAAAGCATTAGATCCTCGCTTGGAAAATGTTGTTGATGAAAAGTTATCTACTAATATTTATCCAATAGGCTCTAAAGCGGGAGAGTTAACAGAGAAAGCTGCTAAAATGATTGGATTGAATCCAGGAACCGCAGTTGCTATAGCAAATGTTGATGCACATGTTGCTGTACCTGCTGTTGGAATTACCGAGCCAGGCAAGCTTCTCATGATTATGGGAACATCTACTTGTCACATCTTACTAGGAGAAAAAGAAGAAGTAGTACCGGGTATGTGTGGTGTTGTAGAAGATGGAGTAATTCCAGGATTTATGGGATATGAAGCAGGTCAATCATGTGTAGGAGATCATTTTGAATGGTTCACAGAAAACTGTGTACCTGCTAGCTACTATGAAGAAGCACAACAAAAAGGAATGAACATCCACCAATTGTTAACAGAAAAAGCAGCTAAACTGGAGGTTGGTGAAAGCGGTTTAATTTCGCTTGACTGGTGGAATGGAAATCGATCTACACTTGTAGATGCTGATTTAACAGGGGTTTTATTAGGAGCTACATTACTAACGAAGCCTGAGGAAATTTATCGAGCTTTAATTGAAGCAACAGCATATGGAACACGAACAATTGTTGAGGCATTTAGAAATAGTGGAGTTCCGATTCATGAAGTATACGCATGTGGTGGAATTGCTGAGAAAAATGCATTAATGATGCAAATTTATTCAGATGTATTAAAAATGGATATCAAAATTTCTGCTTCATCTCAAACTCCAGCTCTTGGTTCTGCAATGTTTGGAGCAGTTGCAGCTGGTAAAGAACGTGGAGGATACGATGATATTAAAGATGCAGCAAAAGAAATGGCTAGATTAAAAGATTATGTTTATCAACCTAATCATGAGAATTCACAAGTTTACGACCAACTATTCTCTGAATATGCAAGATTATATGATTATTTCGGTCGTGGCGAAAATAACGTGATGAAAAACTTAAAGAAGATAAAACATGCTCAATCTAACAAAGCAAAAGAGAAAATTACACAATAAATCCAATATATCTATCACTCAATTTTCTGAAGCGGGGCATCCATCTTTAGACCCCACTTTTCAAAAGAAAGGGGAGACAACTGATGCTTGAACAGTTAAAAGAACAAGTTTTAAAGGCAAACCTGCAGTTACCAAAATATAAAATGGTTACTTTTACATGGGGAAACGTAAGTGGAATTGATCGTGAAAAAGGACTTGTAGTCATTAAACCTAGTGGAGTCCCTTATGAAAAGCTAAAGGCTGAAGATTTAGTTGTAGTCAATTTGAATGGTGAAGTAGTTGAAGGAGATATGCGCCCATCGTCTGATACAGCAACACATTTAGCACTTTATAAAGCATTTCCTTCGATTGGTGGAGTTGTACATACACATTCACCATGGGCAACTAGCTGGGCTCAAGCAAGTCGTCCAATTCCAGCATTAGGAACAACTCATGCTGATTATTATTATGGAGAAATTCCTTGTACAAGAGCTTTAACAGAAGATGAGATTACTAGAGGCTATGAACTAGAAACAGGAAATGTCATTATAGAAACATTTCAATCTAAAGATATAGACCCAATAGCGATGCCAGGTGTACTCGTTTCAGGTCATGCACCGTTCGTTTGGGGAAAGAATGCCAGTCAAGCAGTTCATAATGCAGTTGTTTTAGAAGAGGTAGCCAAGATGGCATTACACACGTATCAATTAAATCCAATTGCTGGTCCAATCGATCAATTCTTGCTAGATAAACATTATCTTCGTAAGCATGGAGCAAACGCTTATTATGGTCAGAAAAACAAAGAAGTGAAACAGTAACTATCGTTTAGGGGGAAACCATTATGCTAACAGTGAAACCATACGAATTTTGGTTTGTAACGGGTAGTCAAGATTTATACGGAGAAGAAACAGTAAGAGAAGTTGAGGCAAACTCAAAAGTAATTACAGAAGGTCTTGACCAAGATTCTACATTAACATATAAGCTAGTATTTAAATCAGTTTTAAAGGATGCAGATTCCATCCGTAAATTATGTTTAGAAGCAAATGCTGATGAAAACTGTGCAGGTATTATTACATGGATGCATACGTTCTCTCCAGCAAAAATGTGGATTGCCGGACTTTCAAGCTTACAAAAACCAATGCTTCATCTTCACACACAATTTAACCGTGATATTCCATGGGATAGCATTGATATGGATTTTATGAACACGAATCAATCTGCACATGGTGATCGTGAATTTGGATTTATGGCAACAAGACTAAATGTAAAAAGAAAAGTAGTTGTTGGTCATTGGCAAAATAATGAAGTTCGAAGCAAAATTGGTAGTTGGATGAACACGTCTGTTGCTTTTATGGAAGGTCAGCATTTGAAAATAGCGCGCTTTGGAGATAACATGCGCAGAGTTGCTGTAACTGAGGGAGACAAAGTAGAGGCACAAATTAAACTTGGCTGGACCATTAACGGTTACGGCGTTGGTGATTTAGTTCAGCGAATGAATGATATTTCTGAACTAGAAATTGATCAGCTAATGGAAGAGTATGAAAGAGAATACGATATTGTAGCTGAAGGCCAAGAAGCGGGTCCAGTACGAGAATCTATTCGCTATCAGGCAAGAATTGAACTAGGAATGAAAGCGTTCTTAGAAGAAGGTGGTTATACAGCGTTTACAACAACGTTTGAAGATCTCCATGGTATGAAGCAACTTCCTGGTCTAGCTGTACAACGATTAATGGCACAAGGATATGGCTTTGCTGGTGAAGGAGACTGGAAAACAGCTGGTTTACTCCGCATTTTAAAGATCATGGCAAATAACGAAGATACTTCATTTATGGAAGATTATACGTATCATTTCGAACCTGGAAATGAATTAGTGTTAGGTTCACACATGCTGGAGATTTGTCCAACTATTTCAGCAACTAAGCCAAAGATTGCTGTTTATCCTTTAGGAATTGGTGGAAAAGAAGATCCTGCGCGATTCATCTTTGATGGAAAGAGCGGTGCTGCTTTAAATGCATCAATTATTGATTTAGGACATCGCTTCCGTCTTGTTGTAAACGAAGTCGATGCTGTGCAACCAGAAAAAGATTTACCAAACCTTCCTGTTGCAAGAGTCCTTTGGACGCCTCAGCCTTCATTAAGCGAAGGAACAGAAAACTGGATCATTGCTGGTGGAGCACACCATACAGTCTTTTCTTATAAAGTAACACCAGACCAGCTTAGAGATTGGGCAGAGCTAGTAGGGGTTGAATGTGTTCTTATTAATAATGATACAAATAAGCATAGCTTTAAAAATGAGTTACGTTGGAACGACGTTGTATATAAGTAATAGGTATTGATTTATAGACGAGGAAAACAAAAATGAAATGTTATGTTTCTAGTTTCCTCGTCTTTCTACTATCACTAAAAAAGCATGGGAGGAATTGAGTATGAAAAATTCAATTGTTATTAATGCAGATGTTAGTAAAGGAAAAATTAACCGTAATATTTATGGACATTTTGCTGAACATTTAGGCCGTTGTATTTATGAAGGCATTTGGGTTGGGGAAGATTCACCAATTCCAAACACGAACGGAATTCGAAACGATGTGCTTGAAGCATTAAAACAAATTAACATTCCTGTGCTTCGTTGGCCAGGAGGCTGTTTTGCTGATGAATATCATTGGAAAGATGGAGTCGGACCAAGAAGTGAAAGAAAAAGAATGGTAAACACCCACTGGGGTGGTGTAGTTGAAAACAATCACTTTGGAACTCATGAATTCATGATGCTATGTGATTTATTAGGTTGTGAGCCTTATATTTGCGGAAACGTGGGCAGTGGTACTGTTCAAGAAATGTCTGAATGGGTTGAATATATGACATTTGACGGTGAGTCTCCAATGGCCAACTGGCGCCAAGAGAATGGTAGAGAAAAGCCTTGGGAACTTACATACTTTGGTGTAGGTAACGAAAACTGGGGCTGTGGCGGAAATATGCGTCCTGAATATTATGCAGATCTATACCGTCGTTACCAAACATATGTAAGAAATTATGGAAATAATAAAATCTATAAAATTGCCGGTGGAGCAAACGTAGATGACTATAATTGGACAGAAGTGTTAATGCGTGAAGCAGGGCGCTTAATGGATGGATTAAGTCTTCACTACTATACAATTCCTGGTGAATTCTGGACAGGAAAAGGATCTGCAACAGGCTTTCCTGAGGATGAGTGGTTCATCACGATGCAAAAAGCACTGCATATGGATGAATTAATTACAAAGCATAGCACGATCATGGATAAATATGACCCTGAAAAACGTGTTGGTATGATTATAGATGAATGGGGTACATGGTTTGATGTTGAAGAAGGAACAAATCCAGGATTTCTTTATCAGCAAAACACGATTCGTGATGCATTAGTTGCTGCCGTCCACTTCCATATTTTCCATAAGCATAGTGATCGTGTTCAAATGACAAATATTGCCCAAACAGTAAATGTTCTTCAAGCAATGGTGTTAACAGAAGGAGAAAAAATGATTCTTACTCCTACTTACCATGTATTTGATATGTATAAAGTACACCAAGATGCAACAGTACTCTCAGTTGATGCTACTGTTGGAAAATACAAATACAATGGTCAAGAAGTGGATCAAGTATCTGTTTCAGCATCTCAAGATAAAAACGGCAAAGTTAACATCAGCTTATACAATATTGATCATAAAGAATCTGGAGCATTATCTCTTCAACTTCGTGGATTGAAAGAGGTTAGTAGTATTACTGGTACAATTTTAACTGCTGAAACGATTGATGCACACAATACGTTTGAGCAGCCAGAAGTAGTAGCTCCAGCTGAATTTACACAATTCACTGTAAGTAATGGTCAACTTGATGTAACATTACCACCGATGTCTGTTGTATTGTTAACGATTTAATATAGAAAGGAAGTAAATGATTATGACAACCAACGTATGTAAAGGTTGTTCTGGAAATGTCATTATCAAAAAAGAAGAAGTAGATAGAATCCTTTCTAAACACTTACCTGACAATTTAATTGTTTCTGATGAGATCTATAAAAAGCGTCTAGAAGCTTGTCAAGATTGCCCTTCGTTTGTTTACGGAACAACTTGTTCTTATAGTGGATGTCTTGTTGAATACCGTGCAAAATTTTTTGAAAAAAGATGCCCTAGTCCTACTGGAGCTAGGTGGTAAAAAAAACGGGTAGTGCCTGTCACTTCCCGGTTTTTGTCGTTTTTTCACTTTATATCTTCTAAGGTTCACAAAGTAAAATATACTTGATGAAGCACATTTTTAGTACGATTGACTATAATGAAAATGAGCATGTCATCAATATAGAGTGATATTAGAATTTAATATTTGCAATTATGAAAACCATATGATGTAATGAAGATGTTCACTTTTTATACTAAAACATATAAAAAGTTACGCGTTATTAATTTCACTTTGTATAGAAAAACATAATGTTGCTATAACAACTAAAATATTAAGTGCAAATTCTGATATTGCTGCATTGAAAAATATGATGAAAAGGTGAGCAACATGAGCAATTTAGTATACATGAAAAGCCTGTTAAAAGATGTGTTGGAAACAAAGAATATAAAATTTTATGAACCAATTAAGAAATATACGTTTACAAAACTTGGTGGAGAAGCGGATATATTGATCACACCATCAACACATGAACAAATCCAATTGATTTATAAGAAAGCTAAAGAAAACAAAGTCCCAATAACTATTATCGGAAATGGTACAAATTTAATTGTAAAGGATAGTGGAATTGAGGGATTGGTCATAAGCTTAAAAAAGCTAAATGAAGTAAAAGTAAAGGATCGAGTCATAACTGCACAAGCAGGTGCGAATATCATTGATGTGTCAAGAATGGCACTGAATGAAAAATTATCTGGTCTTGAGTTTGCCTGTGGAATTCCAGGGACAGTAGGTGGAGCACTCTGTATGAATGCTGGAGCATATGGTGGCCAGATCTCTGATGTTCTAAAGAAAGCTTTAGTTCTAACAGAATCGGGAGAACTTCTCGTTTTAGAAAAAGAAGCTCTTTTGTTAGGCTACAGAAAAAGCATTGTATCCCAAAATAACTATGTTGTGTTACAGGCAGAATTTGAACTTCAGTATGGTCAATATGATCAAATAAAAGGAAAGATGGATGAAAATACAAGACTAAGAGAGCAAAAGCAGCCACTTGAATATCCATCATGTGGGAGTGTCTTTAAACGACCACCAGGATACTATGCGGGAAAACTAATACAGGATTCTGGTCTTCAAGGATTGAGAATCGGAGGAGCAGAGGTATCAAGAAAGCATGCCGGATTTATTGTTAATGTGGATCATGCAACTGCAAAGGACTATGTAGAGTTAATTCAGGTGATTAAAAAAACAGTGAAAGAGAAATATGGTGTTGACCTGGAGACGGAAGTGATTGTTATTGGTAAGGAAGATGAAGAGTAAATCATTATTAGGGAGTGAGCATTTTGACTAAAGAAACTACACAAGCACTTCAGAGAAGTGTAAAAGATCATTGGTATGTTAAATATGAAGAAGTAGGCTTTCCATCTATTCAAAAGGGATGGGTACTGCCCGTGGATCGTTGGAAGGAGTTTGACCCATTTATTTTAATGGCTGAGGATTGGTTTAAGAGAGGAACATTTTCCGATCATCCTCATCGTGGTTTTCAGACAATCACCTATGTTGTAGATGGATGTTTGGAGCATATTGATAATGCTGGAGGAAGAGATATTTTAGAACCGGGAGATGTTCAATATATGAACGCCGGGTGGGCCGCAAGGCATGCTGAGGAAGGTGTAGAAGATGATATTGCTCATACATTACAGCTTTGGTTAAACCTGCCGAAACATTTAAAACAAACAGAGACTTCTTATCAAAATATTTATAGTGAGGATGCACCTGTTGTTTCTATTGAAGGAGGATCTGTAAAAGTATTCTCAGGTGAAGTTTCAGGGGTAAAGGGTCCGATGAATTCACTTGTTCCGATTACATTAACAGAAATTTCTTTATCAGAAGGGGCTCAATATGTCCATCGTTTACCTGAAACACATAATAGCTTCTTTTACGTTTTATCAGGTGATATGACATTTGGAGAAAACAATATACAGTTAAAAAAGCATGGTGTGGGTACGTTAACTTTTAATGATGGAGGAAAAGAAGATAACATAAGTGAGTTTGCGATAAAAGCAAATAGCAGACGTTCAAAAGTACTTGTATATTCAGGGACACCAATAAAAGAAGAAATTGTTCCATATGGTCCTTTTGTGATGAATACAATGGATGAAATCAAACAAGCATACCGGGATTACCATAATGGAGAATTTGGACCAGCTGCTAGATAAAAAATTCTAAAAAAATAAGCTGGATTACTGAAAGTTTCTACGACAAAAGTCGTAGAAAAACCTCCTGTAAAATCAATCTTTCAAAGGAATATTTTTAATTGATTTTATTGTATAGTATGATCAAGGAGGTAGTAACAATGGTTGATGTGGCGATCATCTCAAAGAACCCGCATATTCAAAGAAGCTTAAGTCTATTTATTCAAGCTCATCCAACTCTTACCTTGATTCACGATAATTTTGATCAGCATGAGACTATTAAATTGCTTGATAGATTTAAAAAAGTAGTTGTCTTGTTAGATTTAAAGGTAGGTAACTTTGAACAAATTTTAGACCTTTACTCAATGAAACACCACATAATACTTTATAGTCATTCGAAGGATTTTTTGGACATTAGTCAACTTCTTCAAAGATATAATGTGAAATATTTTAATGTTTACACGAAGCCGGAATGCATTCTTCAGACAATTAAGGAGCTTTCAGAATAGGTAGTTGGTATAGCAACTAAGTGAAAGGAACAAAGTTGGTGAGGGGACTAACAGATAATACCTCGACTGTTAAAAAGCTTACTCACCAAACTTTATTAGGAATTTACAATGATTGTCACCTTCTGTTCGGCAACAAGTTCTTTTTATTTGATTAACACCTAGAACATTTTTGAACATGTCTGTTTCACATCGACATGCCAGTTTAAATTCTTTTGCAACAGAGAGAATGGGACAGTTATATTCTGTTAGCTCAAACGTTTGATCATCTAATTTAGTAACATCAGCCATATATCCTTTTTCGTTCTGAAGCTTTACAAGTTCATTCACCTTATCAGCAGTTGTTCTTTTATTCATCATTTTGTTGCTATATTCCTTGATTATTCGAGTTTCTCTCTTTTTAAATAGTAGCTCAATAGATTCTTCACCATGTATTTCCTGTATATCATGAAGAAATTCAAGGCTGATTCCTTCGTAGTTTTTAGGGAAATATTGTTCCGATTTATCTGACAGTGAGTATATTTGAAGGGGTCTACCCATTGGCTGTTTTACTTCCTTAGAAGAGATAAAACCTTCTTTTTCAAGACTTAAAAGATGTTTTCTTACTGCCATGTGAGTAATTCCTAATTCATCTGTTAACTCATTAACAGTCATTGATTCTTCTTTTTTTAATAAGTGAAGGATCTTGTCTTTTGTTGTACTATTTTGAGTTGTGTTCATACTAACACCTCCATTTTCAATGTGGAGAAGATATGGTGTAAAATATAATTATACCATATAGTATAAAATGTTTGAAGAAATGTTCATCTATATGATACAGACTTCTATTACTTTTAAAAACCTGTTGCTATGTAAACAAGTTTAGTGTTAGGGTTGATTTCCACTTCAGATTGCTCGCTTTCCGCGGGGCGTGCGGTGAGCCTCCTCGACGCAAGCGTCTGCGGGGTCTCACCTGTCCCGCTGCTCCCGCAGGAGTCTCGCATCTTCCGTTCCAATCAACCTTAAATTGCTTAAGCTGATAGAATGTAGTCATAAGTAACATTTTTAAATCTTTAAAAAGTATTTAAGCAAATTATTTGAGTTTTAAAAAAGTATTGTTTATTCTTTATTTATACTTATTATACTATTAAGTATAAATAATATAAAATTATTGGAGGATGTAAATAATGACAACTTATACTTTACCAACTTTACCTTATAGCTTTGATGCGCTTGAGCCTCATATTGATCAGCGTACAATGGAAATTCATCACGGAAAACATCATCAAACATATGTTAATAACTTAAATGCTGCACTTGAAGGAAAAGCAGACTTACAATCAAAATCATTAGAGGATCTATTAAGTAATTTAGATGCTGTTCCAGAACAAATTAGAACAGCTGTAAGAAATAATGGTGGTGGTCATTTAAATCATTCATTATTCTGGGAAGTTATTGCACCTTCAGGGGGGAACCAAATTCCTACTGGAAAATTAGCAGATGCTATTAACAATGCATTTGGAAGCTTTGATAGCTTTAAAGAAGCATTCACAAAAGCGGCAACAACGCGTTTTGGATCAGGTTGGGCTTGGTTAGTAGTTGATCAAAATGGAAACCTTCAAGTAACAAGTACAGCTAACCAAGACAACCCAATTATGGATGGTCAACAAGCTATTCTAGGGCTTGATGTTTGGGAGCACGCTTACTACTTGAACTACCAAAACAGAAGACCTGACTATATTTCAAGCTTTTTTAACATTATTAATTGGGATG
This genomic stretch from Metabacillus sp. B2-18 harbors:
- a CDS encoding alpha-N-arabinofuranosidase, with the protein product MKNSIVINADVSKGKINRNIYGHFAEHLGRCIYEGIWVGEDSPIPNTNGIRNDVLEALKQINIPVLRWPGGCFADEYHWKDGVGPRSERKRMVNTHWGGVVENNHFGTHEFMMLCDLLGCEPYICGNVGSGTVQEMSEWVEYMTFDGESPMANWRQENGREKPWELTYFGVGNENWGCGGNMRPEYYADLYRRYQTYVRNYGNNKIYKIAGGANVDDYNWTEVLMREAGRLMDGLSLHYYTIPGEFWTGKGSATGFPEDEWFITMQKALHMDELITKHSTIMDKYDPEKRVGMIIDEWGTWFDVEEGTNPGFLYQQNTIRDALVAAVHFHIFHKHSDRVQMTNIAQTVNVLQAMVLTEGEKMILTPTYHVFDMYKVHQDATVLSVDATVGKYKYNGQEVDQVSVSASQDKNGKVNISLYNIDHKESGALSLQLRGLKEVSSITGTILTAETIDAHNTFEQPEVVAPAEFTQFTVSNGQLDVTLPPMSVVLLTI
- a CDS encoding DUF6171 family protein; this translates as MTTNVCKGCSGNVIIKKEEVDRILSKHLPDNLIVSDEIYKKRLEACQDCPSFVYGTTCSYSGCLVEYRAKFFEKRCPSPTGARW
- the murB gene encoding UDP-N-acetylmuramate dehydrogenase: MSNLVYMKSLLKDVLETKNIKFYEPIKKYTFTKLGGEADILITPSTHEQIQLIYKKAKENKVPITIIGNGTNLIVKDSGIEGLVISLKKLNEVKVKDRVITAQAGANIIDVSRMALNEKLSGLEFACGIPGTVGGALCMNAGAYGGQISDVLKKALVLTESGELLVLEKEALLLGYRKSIVSQNNYVVLQAEFELQYGQYDQIKGKMDENTRLREQKQPLEYPSCGSVFKRPPGYYAGKLIQDSGLQGLRIGGAEVSRKHAGFIVNVDHATAKDYVELIQVIKKTVKEKYGVDLETEVIVIGKEDEE
- a CDS encoding superoxide dismutase; this encodes MTTYTLPTLPYSFDALEPHIDQRTMEIHHGKHHQTYVNNLNAALEGKADLQSKSLEDLLSNLDAVPEQIRTAVRNNGGGHLNHSLFWEVIAPSGGNQIPTGKLADAINNAFGSFDSFKEAFTKAATTRFGSGWAWLVVDQNGNLQVTSTANQDNPIMDGQQAILGLDVWEHAYYLNYQNRRPDYISSFFNIINWDVVAEKLENAR
- a CDS encoding helix-turn-helix transcriptional regulator: MNTTQNSTTKDKILHLLKKEESMTVNELTDELGITHMAVRKHLLSLEKEGFISSKEVKQPMGRPLQIYSLSDKSEQYFPKNYEGISLEFLHDIQEIHGEESIELLFKKRETRIIKEYSNKMMNKRTTADKVNELVKLQNEKGYMADVTKLDDQTFELTEYNCPILSVAKEFKLACRCETDMFKNVLGVNQIKRTCCRTEGDNHCKFLIKFGE
- a CDS encoding pirin family protein yields the protein MTKETTQALQRSVKDHWYVKYEEVGFPSIQKGWVLPVDRWKEFDPFILMAEDWFKRGTFSDHPHRGFQTITYVVDGCLEHIDNAGGRDILEPGDVQYMNAGWAARHAEEGVEDDIAHTLQLWLNLPKHLKQTETSYQNIYSEDAPVVSIEGGSVKVFSGEVSGVKGPMNSLVPITLTEISLSEGAQYVHRLPETHNSFFYVLSGDMTFGENNIQLKKHGVGTLTFNDGGKEDNISEFAIKANSRRSKVLVYSGTPIKEEIVPYGPFVMNTMDEIKQAYRDYHNGEFGPAAR